The genomic interval TCCCGTGCTTTCGGTCACCGGGCCTTCGCTACGCAACTCTTTGAGCACCAAAATGGTTGTTGCCGGTGCCGTTGCAACGGCCAGACACCCCAGCAACAACGCCATGTCGGTGGGACAACCGAACAGCGCAAGTCCGATTGCGACGAGGATAAACGTGCAACCGATCTCGGAGATCGACAGAAACGAACAGTGTTTGGCGACACGCCTCACTTTCTTGATCGTGAACTCACAGCCCAAATTGAATAACACGATCGCCATCGCCAGTTTCAACACGATCTCGAGATTCGAAACATGTTGTTCCGGAATCCAGTTGAGAGCACTGGGGCCCACCAGCAGACCGACCAAGAGGTAAGCGGTGACCTTGGGCAAATGAAAGAAATCCGCGAACACGCCGGCAGCTAGACAGACACCCAATAACAGCCCCAGGCTGCTTGCGATATGGAAGTCAAAATCACCCATGAATGTCCCAATGGAGTCGCTTTCGGACGGCCGCGTCGGCGGGTCTTGTCCCAAAATCCGACCAAACAGCATCGTGCTCGTGGGCCAAGTTTACTCGAATCGACGACTCTCTGTCGTCCCGGATTCGGCCCCAAAGTCACTTCTGACGCAGCAAATAGCTCACCACGTCCAGTAACTCCTGTTCGCTGAGCGACTCGTCCAACCCCGCCGGCATCGTCGACACGGAACTCGGCGTGATCTGCTCGATCTCAGTGAGCATCAATGTCACAGTCTCGCCACTGGCGATCTGAACCTGGATCGATGAGGCGGTCTCGCCAACCAAAAGCCCGGTCAATACTCGACCGCTGTGGGTCAAGACCTGATAGGTTCCATAGTCTCGCACGATGCTGGCCGACGGGAACACGATCGATTCCAGCAAATCGTCGGCCGAGCGATTGGCTCCGATCGTGGTCAAGTCCGGACCGACGGCCTTGCCGATCTCCGCGATCCGGTGGCACGAACTGCACTTTGCTTTCTCCCCGACAAAGACACTGGCGCCTCGCAGAGGATCCCCCAGTTCCAAACGACCGCGCAGTGCCTCCAGTCGCGCCAGACGCTGTTGACGATGTGATTTCAGTTGGTCCAACAATGCGTTGGCGCGCTGGAGTGTTGCCGGGGGAAATTTCTTAACGACATCCGAAAGCTCACTTTCCGCCAACGACCACTTCGCCTGTGCACCATCAATCGCGTCGATGAAACCCACCGCCGTCGGCTCGTCCACCCCACGCGCATACACGCGCAACAACACTCGCAACTCGGCCGGTGAAACGCTGGTCAAAAGCGGTGTGACCTGCTGCATTTGACCGGACGACAGTCTCGCATCGGCGATCGCTTGCGCCGCCAATTGAGTCGCCCGGGGCGAGACATTGAGTTCAATGATCTCTATCAATCGGTTCAGGATTACATCGTCCAAACGACTGCCATCCGTCGCGATCGCCGACATGGCTTCCACGCGAATCGGCAAAGCGAACTTTTCATTCGTAGCGATCTGTTGCAACTCCTCAGCGAAGTGATTCCCACGCATGGACTTGACGGTCACGATCGTTTCGCCCACTTCGGACTCCAAACGGCTGATCAGTCGCTCACGCAACGGCTCCAGCCAGCTCGCATGCGGCTCGCTTGGGCCGGCCTGCCGGATCGCGGCAAGTACGACACGTTCAGCGGCCGGCGCAACATCATTCTGTTGTAGGATTTCGCCCGCCAGTTCTGCGACGTTCGGCTGGGAAATGAATGCCGCCATCAGCACCCCGGCTTGTTCGATCGACCGCAACGTCACCTCATCAACCGTTGACGGATCCTCGCTCTGGGGCGAGCTATTCGACAGTGTCGTTTGCAGTAACCGTCGGACTTCCGCGGACCACTCAGGGTGCCCGCTCGTGATCCGAACGCACTGCCGCACCGTTTCCTCGTCGTCTGAATTCAGACCCATCATCACATCACTGAACTGCAACGTAACGTCCGGCATCTGATCGCATGCGACCAACAAACCACGAATCAAACGAGAGTGGACCGATTCCGATGACCGTATTTGGCTCAAGGCCGATTTCATTGGCTCGGACCGCCCGATCTCCAACAACGCATAAACGATAGCGTGTTCTTCGCTGCGATCCATCTCGTCGTGTGAAAGTGATTCCAGCAGGTGAGCGACATGCGCGGCGTTTCCGATCATCCCCAACGAGGTCGCCGCTTGCCGACGAACCGCCGCGACAGGATCGCTCAACATCGAAACGAGCACTTCGCCGTCTCGACCGTCGTCACTGCCACCTCCGACACGCCCCAGCCCATAGCAAGCAGCCTGACGGATCGCTGCATCGCTATCCCGCAGACCGACATGCAGTGCCGCAGCGGCCGCGTTTCGCAACACGTTCGCTTCACCCAAACGCGTCAATGCCCAAATCGCATGGGTGCGGATTCGAATGTCTGCACGCTTCAACGCCGTTTCCAGCGGTTGGACTGCATCGCGACCACGCGAGACACAATGATCGACGGCTTGTTGGCGTACGCTGTGACGCGTGTCGTTGAAAAGCTTGATCAGCTCGGCGACGGATAGGCTTGTCCAATCGATTCGCCGGCCTCGCGGATCGACCATGCGTGTCATGCCGTCACGGCTGATCCGATAGATTCCTCCCAGCAAATCGGGCTTGGCAAACTGAGACGTCGGACAGCCGCGATAAAACCAGCCTCCGGTATCAATCACCAACAAGCTGCCATCGGCGTCCTCGATCACATCGGTGGGATGAAACTCACGGCTGGGTGAATGCAAGAACTCATGTTGCGTCACACGGTACGTCGAACCCTCAGGCTGCATCGACAGCCGGACGACTTTGCCGCTGTTAAAAAACGTCACGAACAAGTCATCCGTCATGGAGTGGTCCATCACGCCGCTGCGATAACGGGTGATTCCCGAAACGGCGACATGGCCGAATCGATGAGCAGGCCCCAACAGATCCCCCGTCACCTGGACTTCTTTCAAGACACGTTCGCGATGCGGATATGTCCCTCCGTGCAGCCAATGCACCAGGCAATCCACGCGAGGCCGCGTGTACAGAATGTTGACGGTCCCCAGCATGTCTCCGGAGTCGGTGAAGTCAATCTCAACCGGATTGTCCATGCCACCGCCGCAGTGAATCCTACGATCGGTACCATCGGTCTTGCAGGAAAACAGATAGGAACCTTCGCGGCTGCTGACCACCTGCCCCGACTCGTCGGTGAACTCGTGTCCGTGGTAGCCGTCGGTCCAGTAAAGCCGCCCGTCGGGACCGAAGAAACACCCGTGAATGCTGGCCGCATTGCCGTTGTAACCGAACTGAGAAACCAGAATCTTTCGCTCGTCGGCAACGCCATCGTCATCCGTATCGGTCAGTTTCCAAATGTTTGGCGGCGAAGCCACGTACAGCGAACCGTCGTGCCACACGCCGCCCATGGGAAAAGTCATCTTGTCGGCGAACACAGTGAACGAATCAAACGTTCCGTCGTCATCCGAATCCACCAGCCGATGAATCGCGTTGGGCAGATGAGCCTCCAACTCGTCGTTGGTCATGTTCACGCCGGCGTTGTTACAGACGTACAAGCGTCCTTGATCGTCAAGGCAACCCATCGTGGGATGAGTCACCAACGGCGGCCCCGCGACCAACCGCGCCGAATAGCCCTCGGGCAACTCGATCGGGGCGGGTTGAAATCCGCTGGGCAACGGCGGTGGGTTCACCGAGGTCAACTGCGCCAGTTCTTCGTCGATCCCATCGTGCAAGTGTGCTTGCGAGATGCCGCCGTTCCACAAGTCATATTTGGGCGACGCATGTTGATCATAGAAACGATCCATCCGACGTTTGAGTTCGTCCCTCAGTCCCGTGTGCTGTGTCACGTTGACCAAATTGGTGAACTCATCCGGATCAGCAACGAGGTCGTACAACTCATGCGGCCCATTGGGATGCCGATGCACGTACTTGTGAGACTCCGTACGAATGCACCTCAGGTTTTCGAATTCGTAGTAGACCGCATCGTCGTTCGTGGCTTGATGATCGGTGCTCTGTTCTGCCGTCAGGATCCGTGACAAATCACAACCGGGCAACGTTGGCCGCAACGGCATGTGCGCCTGCAAACCCAAGTATCCCAGCATCGTGGGGACAAAGTCATAGTTCGCCGTCATCTGATCGACTCGCGAGCCCGCAGTGATCTTGCCCGGATGACGCCAGATGTACGGTATCTGCATCATGCCGTCGCGGGCCGTCAACGGCCGAGTGTGGTCGCCCATGCCAAAGAAGCCGCCATGACCGCCCACCCAACCTTGATCGGCTGCAAACACAACGACGGTGTCTTTGTCCAAACCCTTGGCCGCGAGTGTCCGCATGATTTCGCCCACGCCGTCGTCGACTCCGCTGACTTCCGTCGCCACGCGTCGAATGGATGTCGGGTTGTTGATGAAATCCAGATTATTGAGCTGCCAAGGATGCGGCTTACCTCGCGGAAATGAAAGTAATGGCTGCTGGGCATAAAACTCTGCATGACGATTCTGGCCATCTCGCAACAGCAACCGACTCAGCGCGTAGGGTCCGTTGTAAGCGAGAAACAAAAAGAACGGCTGCTCTGGCTCGGCTGCCTGCTGCTCGATGAACCGTACTGCATGTCGCGTCCAAAAATCGGTCAAATATTCCGGCTCAGTTCGCAGCTTGCCGTTCTCGATGACCTGCGCACCATAAAAAGTGCTCGTGCCCCCATGCGGCATCGTGATCCAATAGTCATCAAGACCTTCCTGCGGTGACTCGTTCGCGCCCAAGTGCCATTTGCCGACCAATCCACAGTTGTAACCCGCTGCCTTCAGGATCTCTGGCAACGAAGTGAACTCGTCGAGCGTGCATCTTGCGTTGGGGCCGGTTTGCAAGGTGCCCGCACGCAAAAAGGAATGCACTCCGTGTTGAGAGGGGATCAAGCCGGTCAGCATCGTCGCCCGAGTCGGTGAGCACACTGGATTGGATGCAAACGCGCGTGTGAACAAAGTGCCTTCGCTGGCCAAACGATCGATGTTCGGCGTTCGAATCTCTGGGTTGCCGTAACAACCCAGCGTCCACGCACCATGATTGTCGGTCAGGATCAGTACCACGTTGGGTGGCTTTGCGGACTCGGCCTGCTTGACCAGACAGATCAGACACAAAGCCAGAAACAATGACGTGCGTTTCATGTTTTCACACTTGATAGGTTGTTGCCAATCATTCCCAGCCCACCGGTTGTGTCCAAGCTTGTTGCTTCTGATCCTTGAAGGACGGATCGGAGTGATCTTGGCTGCTGGTCACGACCGCGCGGACATACAGCTCGGTTCCGGTCATGGTGTAGCTGGATGAAGTCTCAGAGCTGGAAGCGACCACCACGCCGATCCGTTTTTCTTCGGTTTCAGCTTCCCGTAAAGTCGCGATGAACTTCGTTTCGTAGGTCACTCCGGGCTCCGCTGCGATCTTGACCGTCAGCGTTTGTGAATCAGCTTTAAAATTCACATCGCTGAGCGTCACGCCGCTGGAAGCATAGAAGTCACCGGCACGCATCGCAGCGATCAGGTGCTCTGGCGTCAAGAATCGACTGCGTACCATCACCCAACCACGACCGGGACGCGAGCCGGGTTTGCCGTGATATTCGTGGCTGTCATCCGTCGCGATCCCCATCATCGGCGGCACATCTAGATTCGTGCGTCGGATCGCGTTGCACAGATCCCACATCCGTTCAATGCTTGGATGGTCGTCGTCGCCCAACTGATTGACACCAGGATGTCCGTTGTAGACTTCAAAGAATCGCTCCGAGACCACTGCCGCCAAGTCCTCTGCGGTGACGGCATAGCCAAAGTTCGGGTGATTGATGTGGGGCAGCACGGATCTGCCGTGATGCTTCTCGTGATCCAGGATCGCTCGCAAGTTATTCTGCATGGCCTCTCGCACCGTCTCACCGCCAGCCGGCTTGAGCGCCTCGGCCAAATTCGTTGCGTTGATGTGAACCGGTTTGCCTTCGGCGCGATCGCTGATTTCCTCCGCCGGGATCAGGATGAACTCGCCGCTTCGCTCCAGCAGATAACGAAACTCATCCAACGGCTTCAGACGTACTTCTGTGCCTCCGGATTCTGCTTCGCGTGTTTCCACCCAATGGTTACCAAACCGCGTGGTGTAGCGTTCTAGAATCCCATCGTCGCTGCGATCGGTGATCTTCTTCAGCGACATCCACCGCTGGCCTTCGCTGAGCACATTGTGATCGGTGAGAGCGAGGAAGTGGTAACCGCGGGTTCGGTACCAATCGCCGATCATTTCCGGAAACTCATCGCCGTCACTCCACAGCGAGTGCGTGTGCAGGTTTCCCTTCCACCAACGCGGTTGCCCAAAGTCCACCGGTTCATCCGCGTGGGAGACCGTCGAAACACAGATCGCGACGGCGACGAAACAAAGGGTCCAGATGCGTGACATGATGTTTCCAGAAAGGGAGAGGTGGGACAGTGTAGTGGGATTCGCCAGAGTTCCCGTCGCCACGATTCGCTAACGAATTTCAACTGACGACTCGTGGCCGGCGACTGACCATTGTAGATGACCGCTCGATCACCATGTTACCGACGAGAGGCCTGGTATTCTGCACGTGCCTCGCGAATGTCTCTGCCTGAGAAAGGGAAAAAACGGTGACATGGCACCAGTCGCCAAAGGAGAAGCCACAACAGGAACCCCGCAAACCAAATCGTCACAACTACGAAAAAGATAGAAATCATTAGACTGCGGGCGTTTTGTTCCAGTTCATCTGGTACGGTCAAGAAAGCTCCAATGAGAAACAAGGTGTAGCCGACTCCAATGCCGAAAGCCATCACGTTCCTCAGGAATCGCTGTGGAATCAGCATACGAAGCCGATGTCCGCAGTTGAGACATCGATCGTTTCGAAGCCAGTTGCTTTTGTACCGCGAGTCACAAATCGGACACCGATCACGAGAGAGTTGAATCACCTCGCCGTCGGCTCCATCAGCGGCATCGGTTTCTCGGGGAGCGACATAGGGGTTGGTGTCATGCATTGGAACTGGACTGCTCAAAGTTTGGGGTTGACATTGTTTTTTCAGTCCGTGTTTTTGTTCCATGCATCGCAATCAAAGTGAGCCTCAGGCGCTAGCCGTGGGCCGGCACCACAATCCGCCTCAGGCCCACGGCTAGCGCCTGAGGCTCACTGGGGCCACCGGCTGCGCCGGCAGTAGGGACATACACTTGCGCAAACCCAAAAAGACACAACACCAAACTTTGAGCAGTCCAGCGCTAGCCGCAGGCCTAT from Stieleria varia carries:
- a CDS encoding PVC-type heme-binding CxxCH protein; this translates as MKRTSLFLALCLICLVKQAESAKPPNVVLILTDNHGAWTLGCYGNPEIRTPNIDRLASEGTLFTRAFASNPVCSPTRATMLTGLIPSQHGVHSFLRAGTLQTGPNARCTLDEFTSLPEILKAAGYNCGLVGKWHLGANESPQEGLDDYWITMPHGGTSTFYGAQVIENGKLRTEPEYLTDFWTRHAVRFIEQQAAEPEQPFFLFLAYNGPYALSRLLLRDGQNRHAEFYAQQPLLSFPRGKPHPWQLNNLDFINNPTSIRRVATEVSGVDDGVGEIMRTLAAKGLDKDTVVVFAADQGWVGGHGGFFGMGDHTRPLTARDGMMQIPYIWRHPGKITAGSRVDQMTANYDFVPTMLGYLGLQAHMPLRPTLPGCDLSRILTAEQSTDHQATNDDAVYYEFENLRCIRTESHKYVHRHPNGPHELYDLVADPDEFTNLVNVTQHTGLRDELKRRMDRFYDQHASPKYDLWNGGISQAHLHDGIDEELAQLTSVNPPPLPSGFQPAPIELPEGYSARLVAGPPLVTHPTMGCLDDQGRLYVCNNAGVNMTNDELEAHLPNAIHRLVDSDDDGTFDSFTVFADKMTFPMGGVWHDGSLYVASPPNIWKLTDTDDDGVADERKILVSQFGYNGNAASIHGCFFGPDGRLYWTDGYHGHEFTDESGQVVSSREGSYLFSCKTDGTDRRIHCGGGMDNPVEIDFTDSGDMLGTVNILYTRPRVDCLVHWLHGGTYPHRERVLKEVQVTGDLLGPAHRFGHVAVSGITRYRSGVMDHSMTDDLFVTFFNSGKVVRLSMQPEGSTYRVTQHEFLHSPSREFHPTDVIEDADGSLLVIDTGGWFYRGCPTSQFAKPDLLGGIYRISRDGMTRMVDPRGRRIDWTSLSVAELIKLFNDTRHSVRQQAVDHCVSRGRDAVQPLETALKRADIRIRTHAIWALTRLGEANVLRNAAAAALHVGLRDSDAAIRQAACYGLGRVGGGSDDGRDGEVLVSMLSDPVAAVRRQAATSLGMIGNAAHVAHLLESLSHDEMDRSEEHAIVYALLEIGRSEPMKSALSQIRSSESVHSRLIRGLLVACDQMPDVTLQFSDVMMGLNSDDEETVRQCVRITSGHPEWSAEVRRLLQTTLSNSSPQSEDPSTVDEVTLRSIEQAGVLMAAFISQPNVAELAGEILQQNDVAPAAERVVLAAIRQAGPSEPHASWLEPLRERLISRLESEVGETIVTVKSMRGNHFAEELQQIATNEKFALPIRVEAMSAIATDGSRLDDVILNRLIEIIELNVSPRATQLAAQAIADARLSSGQMQQVTPLLTSVSPAELRVLLRVYARGVDEPTAVGFIDAIDGAQAKWSLAESELSDVVKKFPPATLQRANALLDQLKSHRQQRLARLEALRGRLELGDPLRGASVFVGEKAKCSSCHRIAEIGKAVGPDLTTIGANRSADDLLESIVFPSASIVRDYGTYQVLTHSGRVLTGLLVGETASSIQVQIASGETVTLMLTEIEQITPSSVSTMPAGLDESLSEQELLDVVSYLLRQK